The Heyndrickxia vini genome contains a region encoding:
- a CDS encoding tetratricopeptide repeat protein, with translation MDKNKKGIECLQEGKFEEAIKFFSEAIEENPSDPVAYINFGNVLIAVNEMERAVKFFEKAIDLDDQASAAYYCLGNLYYEQEQYEQAVTYFEKAKNTGLNNNDIYFMIGMCFVQLGNPKLAMPYLQRSVELNAEDVEARFQYALVLAQSEVYEEAIQQFISVVNQDPQHADAYYNLGVAYLGYYEDSEKAAEFFNQALEIQPDHVLSGYGIKMIEKMRETNE, from the coding sequence TTGGATAAAAACAAAAAAGGAATCGAATGTTTACAGGAAGGCAAATTTGAAGAGGCTATTAAATTTTTCTCGGAGGCGATTGAGGAAAATCCGAGCGACCCTGTTGCCTATATAAATTTTGGAAATGTTTTAATTGCAGTAAACGAAATGGAGCGAGCAGTGAAATTTTTTGAAAAAGCCATTGATCTGGATGACCAAGCATCTGCAGCTTATTATTGTTTAGGTAATTTATATTATGAACAAGAACAATATGAACAGGCAGTCACTTATTTTGAGAAAGCAAAGAACACAGGATTAAATAATAACGATATTTATTTCATGATTGGAATGTGCTTTGTGCAACTTGGAAACCCCAAATTAGCCATGCCCTATTTACAAAGAAGTGTAGAACTAAATGCGGAGGATGTAGAAGCTAGATTTCAATATGCATTAGTTTTGGCACAGTCTGAAGTATATGAAGAAGCCATTCAGCAATTCATCTCAGTTGTCAATCAAGATCCACAGCATGCCGACGCTTATTACAATTTAGGCGTAGCGTATCTTGGATATTATGAAGATTCAGAGAAGGCGGCAGAGTTTTTTAATCAAGCACTTGAGATTCAACCGGATCATGTATTATCAGGATATGGGATTAAAATGATTGAAAAAATGAGGGAAACGAACGAATAA
- a CDS encoding cysteine desulfurase family protein, whose translation MERIYLDHSATSPVHPQVIDTMINALNQSFGNPSSIHSYGREARALLDESRTIIAGSIGAHFNEIVFTSGGTEADNFAILGIAEAMKEKGKHIITSKIEHHAVLHSCEYLEKHGYEVTYLDVNEKGQVSVENVKAALREDTILVTIMYGNNEVGTIQPINEIGLLLKDHQAYFHTDAVQAYGVVKINVHELNVDLLSVSSHKINGPKGIGFLYINAGTRIVNRSHGGEQELKRRAGTENISSIAGFAEAVKIAQQQMEEKQKVYRDFKIKFIDILTAQHVDFHINGFTDHHSLPHVLNISLPGTDVEAMLVNLDIAGIAASSGSACTAGSIEPSHVLVAMFGKESERLRNSIRFSFGLNNTCEEIEKAANEVAKIVQRLNKVNRK comes from the coding sequence ATGGAACGAATTTATCTCGATCACTCGGCAACATCGCCCGTTCATCCGCAAGTGATTGATACAATGATTAATGCACTAAACCAATCATTTGGAAACCCTTCAAGTATCCATTCATATGGACGAGAAGCAAGAGCACTTCTTGATGAATCAAGAACGATCATTGCAGGAAGCATTGGCGCACATTTTAATGAAATCGTGTTTACTAGCGGCGGTACAGAAGCGGATAATTTTGCGATTTTAGGTATTGCTGAAGCAATGAAAGAAAAAGGAAAGCATATTATCACATCAAAAATTGAACACCATGCGGTTCTTCATTCATGTGAGTATCTTGAAAAACATGGATATGAAGTCACTTACCTTGATGTTAACGAAAAGGGACAAGTTTCTGTAGAAAATGTAAAAGCGGCTCTTCGTGAAGATACCATCCTTGTAACAATTATGTACGGAAACAATGAGGTAGGCACGATTCAGCCAATCAATGAAATCGGTCTTCTATTAAAAGATCATCAAGCATACTTCCATACCGATGCCGTGCAAGCATATGGAGTAGTCAAAATCAATGTTCATGAATTAAACGTTGATTTATTATCTGTATCCTCACATAAAATTAACGGTCCAAAAGGAATTGGTTTTCTATATATAAATGCAGGTACAAGGATCGTCAATCGTTCCCACGGTGGAGAACAAGAACTGAAACGTCGTGCAGGTACAGAAAACATTAGTTCAATTGCCGGCTTTGCTGAAGCTGTAAAAATCGCTCAGCAACAAATGGAAGAGAAACAGAAAGTATATCGTGATTTTAAAATAAAGTTTATAGATATATTAACGGCACAACATGTTGATTTTCATATTAATGGATTTACTGATCATCATTCATTGCCCCATGTATTAAATATTAGCTTACCAGGTACTGATGTAGAAGCGATGCTCGTTAATTTGGACATAGCGGGAATTGCTGCTTCAAGTGGTTCTGCATGTACAGCAGGTTCAATTGAGCCATCACATGTTCTTGTAGCAATGTTTGGGAAAGAGTCGGAACGATTAAGAAATTCCATTCGATTTAGTTTTGGTTTAAATAATACGTGTGAAGAAATAGAAAAAGCTGCGAATGAAGTGGCAAAAATTGTTCAGCGTTTGAACAAGGTAAATAGAAAGTAG
- a CDS encoding ABC transporter permease, whose protein sequence is MLNLVYNEWIKIFKRAGSYVMIGLIILGVIGSGALTKYYEGKVDTGSKKDWKTEVTAQIKADEQQIKDMPTTAASTKKFYEKNIEINKYRLAHNMAPSDQSSGFSFIKDNTMFISFVGLFTIIIAAGIVASEFSWGTIKLLLIRPLKRSKILLSKYLTVIVFGIFMLAILFVTSAIVGFVLFGSGSGDNVHLAYTDGHVVEQNMLWYLIKTYLLSSIDVIMLITMAFMISAVFRNSSLAIGISVFLLLMGGNITQLLASKFDWAKFILFANTNLMQYFDGIPLVEGMTLGFSLIMLLVYFIIFIVLAFGVFMKRDVAA, encoded by the coding sequence ATGCTTAATCTTGTCTATAATGAATGGATTAAAATATTCAAGCGTGCCGGTTCCTATGTGATGATAGGCTTAATCATCTTAGGGGTCATCGGCAGTGGGGCATTAACAAAATATTATGAAGGAAAAGTAGATACAGGCTCCAAAAAAGATTGGAAAACAGAAGTAACAGCACAAATCAAAGCGGATGAACAGCAGATTAAAGATATGCCGACAACGGCGGCTAGTACAAAGAAATTTTATGAAAAAAATATTGAAATAAACAAATATCGTCTTGCACATAATATGGCACCATCCGATCAATCGAGCGGTTTTTCATTTATTAAAGATAATACGATGTTTATTTCTTTCGTTGGTTTATTCACAATTATTATTGCGGCGGGCATCGTAGCAAGCGAATTTAGTTGGGGGACAATTAAACTATTATTAATCCGTCCATTAAAAAGATCAAAAATATTACTATCGAAATATTTAACCGTCATCGTATTTGGTATTTTCATGTTAGCAATCCTATTTGTCACTTCAGCCATTGTTGGATTTGTCTTGTTTGGTTCCGGCAGTGGGGATAATGTTCATCTTGCTTATACTGATGGACATGTCGTTGAACAAAACATGCTATGGTATTTAATCAAAACGTATTTATTATCTTCCATTGATGTAATTATGTTAATCACAATGGCCTTTATGATTTCCGCTGTATTCCGTAACAGTTCTTTAGCAATAGGGATTTCCGTATTCCTGCTACTCATGGGCGGAAACATAACCCAGCTTCTAGCATCAAAATTTGATTGGGCAAAATTCATTCTATTCGCCAATACTAATTTAATGCAATACTTTGACGGTATACCACTTGTAGAAGGAATGACACTCGGATTTTCCCTTATCATGCTGCTCGTATATTTTATTATTTTTATCGTACTGGCATTTGGGGTATTCATGAAGAGGGATGTAGCAGCATAA
- a CDS encoding ABC transporter ATP-binding protein, which translates to MAIELENVTKKYGKDFSLKNTTITFKKGRIYGLLGPNGSGKSTILKMICGLVYPDTGEILVDGEKVTRKISRSVAYLTESDMFYDPFTVNDMIMFYQSQFNDFDIEKANLLLIEMKLDPLKKIKQLSKGNRGRLKLVLALARKTPVLLLDEPFSGLDPMVRDSIVKSLLSYIDFETQTVIMATHEIHEVEHLLDEVAAIYNGMVFGHKNVEDLRENEGLSVLKWFKKEMEQIETNGGTE; encoded by the coding sequence ATGGCTATTGAATTGGAAAATGTTACTAAAAAATATGGGAAGGATTTTTCCTTGAAAAACACGACTATTACCTTTAAAAAAGGAAGGATTTATGGGCTTCTTGGTCCTAATGGAAGTGGTAAATCCACAATCTTAAAAATGATTTGTGGTTTAGTTTATCCAGATACAGGAGAAATCCTAGTGGATGGTGAAAAGGTAACAAGGAAGATTTCAAGAAGTGTTGCCTATTTAACGGAATCAGATATGTTTTATGATCCTTTTACTGTGAATGATATGATTATGTTTTATCAATCTCAATTTAATGATTTTGATATTGAAAAGGCGAATCTGCTTTTGATAGAAATGAAATTAGACCCGTTGAAAAAAATTAAGCAACTTTCGAAAGGTAATAGGGGCAGGTTAAAACTTGTATTAGCACTTGCTCGAAAAACACCTGTTTTATTGTTGGATGAACCATTTTCTGGCCTAGATCCGATGGTAAGAGATTCGATTGTCAAAAGCTTATTATCATACATTGATTTTGAAACTCAAACAGTTATTATGGCCACTCATGAAATACATGAAGTTGAGCATTTACTAGATGAGGTAGCAGCAATTTATAATGGAATGGTGTTTGGGCATAAGAATGTTGAAGATTTACGAGAAAATGAAGGATTATCTGTTTTGAAATGGTTTAAAAAAGAAATGGAACAAATTGAAACGAATGGGGGAACAGAATAA
- the recD2 gene encoding SF1B family DNA helicase RecD2 — MLEQQNTLNLFENDEKYVKGRHLVTIFHNEQNLYSVIRIRIDETNLETEEKEAVITGHFPKIHEQETYIFYGDMQEHPKFGPQFQAKHFKKEIPQTKQGIITYLSSEMFSGIGKKTAERIVDVLGENAISKILDQPSLLDSIPKLPPEKAKTLYDKLIEHQGLERVMIGLNQLGFGPQISMKIYQVYQEQSLDIIQKNPYQLVESVEGIGFGRADEIGKQLGIVGNHPDRIKAGCMYTLEVECLQNGHVYMESKELLPQVKLLLEESQPISIEYSDISNEIIKLGEESKIVVENNNVYIPSLYFSEKGIVSNIQRILAQEDYKDQFPESEFLLALGELEDRIGVQYAASQKEAIQTALMSPMMLLTGGPGTGKTTVIKGIVELYAELNGCSLEPKDYSKDNPFPIILTAPTGRAAKRMSESTGLPAMTIHRLLGMTGQDDVGVDEDKQIDGKIVIVDEMSMVDTWLAHQLLKAMPEQIQVILVGDEDQLPSVGPGQVLKDLLRSKVIPTVQLTDIYRQEGGSSIIELAHDIKNGRIPQDVTKQQKDRSFIRCTTQQIPEVIEKIVSSAKRKGYTQKDVQVLAPMYRGAAGIDRLNVLLQEIFNPNETGERKELSFGDIKYRIGDKVLQLVNQPEQHVFNGDIGEIVSIFYAKENTEKQDLILISFDGIEVTYTRQDFNQFTHAYCCSIHKSQGSEFPIVILPVVKSYYRMLRRNLLYTAITRSKQSLIICGEQEAFRLGIERVDDQLRKTNLYDKLKILAEVTDVEKFIELSSETIMQIDPMIGMENVTPYDFM, encoded by the coding sequence ATGTTGGAGCAGCAAAATACACTTAATTTATTTGAAAATGATGAGAAATATGTAAAAGGCCGACATCTTGTCACGATTTTCCATAATGAACAAAACTTATATTCAGTTATTCGAATAAGAATTGATGAAACCAATTTAGAAACAGAAGAGAAAGAGGCAGTCATTACTGGACATTTCCCGAAAATACATGAGCAGGAAACCTATATTTTTTATGGGGATATGCAAGAACATCCTAAGTTCGGACCTCAATTTCAAGCCAAACATTTTAAAAAAGAAATCCCACAAACGAAACAAGGAATTATTACTTATCTTTCAAGTGAAATGTTCAGTGGAATCGGAAAAAAAACAGCAGAACGTATTGTAGATGTATTAGGAGAAAATGCAATAAGTAAAATTTTGGACCAACCATCCTTGCTTGATTCGATTCCCAAATTACCTCCTGAAAAAGCAAAAACATTATATGATAAATTAATTGAACATCAAGGACTAGAGCGAGTAATGATTGGTTTAAATCAATTAGGGTTTGGTCCCCAAATTTCAATGAAAATTTATCAAGTATATCAGGAACAATCATTAGACATTATTCAAAAGAATCCGTATCAATTAGTCGAATCAGTGGAAGGCATTGGATTTGGTCGTGCTGATGAAATAGGAAAGCAATTAGGTATTGTTGGGAATCATCCAGACAGAATAAAAGCGGGTTGTATGTATACGCTTGAGGTAGAATGTTTGCAAAATGGCCATGTCTATATGGAATCAAAAGAACTTTTGCCCCAAGTAAAATTATTGTTAGAGGAATCCCAACCTATTTCCATTGAATACTCAGATATTTCTAATGAGATTATCAAACTTGGCGAAGAGAGCAAAATTGTTGTAGAAAACAATAATGTATATATCCCTTCTTTATATTTTTCTGAAAAAGGTATTGTATCAAATATCCAGCGCATTTTGGCGCAGGAGGACTATAAGGATCAATTTCCAGAATCCGAATTTTTACTTGCCTTAGGGGAACTTGAAGACCGAATCGGTGTTCAATATGCCGCCTCGCAAAAGGAGGCAATTCAAACCGCATTAATGTCTCCAATGATGCTCCTAACGGGTGGACCGGGTACAGGGAAGACAACAGTAATCAAAGGAATTGTTGAATTGTATGCAGAGCTAAATGGTTGTTCATTAGAGCCGAAAGATTATAGTAAGGATAACCCTTTCCCGATTATTTTAACTGCCCCTACAGGTAGGGCAGCGAAAAGAATGTCTGAATCGACAGGGTTACCGGCCATGACGATTCACCGCCTTTTAGGTATGACTGGACAGGATGATGTTGGCGTAGATGAGGACAAACAAATTGATGGAAAAATTGTCATCGTCGATGAAATGTCGATGGTCGATACATGGCTGGCACATCAATTACTTAAAGCAATGCCAGAACAAATCCAAGTCATTTTAGTTGGAGATGAAGATCAACTTCCATCTGTTGGACCAGGTCAAGTGTTAAAAGATCTTTTACGATCAAAAGTGATTCCAACGGTTCAATTAACAGATATTTATCGTCAAGAAGGCGGTTCATCAATCATCGAATTAGCCCATGATATTAAAAATGGACGAATCCCGCAAGATGTGACAAAACAACAAAAGGATCGATCATTCATCCGCTGCACCACTCAGCAAATTCCGGAAGTAATTGAAAAAATTGTATCAAGTGCAAAGCGAAAAGGGTATACACAGAAGGATGTACAAGTATTAGCACCAATGTACAGAGGAGCAGCTGGTATTGATCGTTTGAATGTTTTATTACAGGAAATTTTTAACCCAAATGAAACGGGCGAGAGAAAAGAATTAAGTTTCGGGGATATTAAGTATCGTATTGGTGATAAAGTATTACAGCTTGTTAATCAACCGGAACAACATGTTTTCAATGGTGATATTGGTGAAATTGTATCGATTTTTTATGCGAAAGAAAATACTGAAAAACAAGATTTAATACTTATTTCATTTGATGGTATAGAAGTAACATATACACGACAGGATTTTAACCAGTTTACACATGCATACTGTTGTTCAATCCATAAATCACAAGGAAGCGAATTTCCGATCGTTATTCTGCCTGTTGTAAAAAGTTATTATAGGATGCTCAGAAGAAATTTATTATATACAGCAATCACGAGAAGCAAACAATCATTAATTATTTGTGGTGAACAAGAAGCTTTTCGATTAGGAATAGAACGGGTAGATGACCAATTAAGAAAAACAAATCTCTACGATAAATTGAAAATTTTAGCAGAAGTTACTGATGTTGAAAAGTTCATCGAATTATCAAGTGAAACCATTATGCAAATTGACCCAATGATAGGAATGGAAAACGTTACACCTTATGATTTTATGTAA
- the mnmA gene encoding tRNA 2-thiouridine(34) synthase MnmA: MKKAPQDTRVVVGMSGGVDSSVAALLLKEQGYDVIGIFMKNWDDTDEFGVCTATEDYNDVIRVCNQIGIPYYAVNFEKQYWDKVFTYFLDEYKAGRTPNPDVMCNKEIKFKAFLEHAMNLGADYLATGHYARVAFQDEEYKMLRGLDENKDQTYFLNQLTHEQLEKVMFPIGDIDKKRVREIALEAGLATAKKKDSTGICFIGERNFKEFLSNYLPAQKGVMKTLSGEKMGEHDGLMYYTIGQRHGLGIGGSGEPWFVVGKDLKENVLFVEQGFDHDSLYSNSITAVNTSWVQKREIKNEFTCTAKFRYRQPDNKVTVRVLDNNEVEVIFDEPIRAVTPGQAVVFYDGEVCLGGATIDKVFKNDEQLMYVG; encoded by the coding sequence ATGAAGAAAGCACCTCAAGATACGAGAGTTGTTGTAGGGATGTCAGGTGGTGTAGATTCATCTGTTGCTGCACTTTTATTAAAAGAGCAAGGGTATGATGTCATCGGTATTTTTATGAAAAATTGGGATGATACAGATGAATTTGGTGTATGTACAGCAACTGAAGACTATAATGATGTCATTCGTGTTTGTAATCAAATTGGTATCCCGTATTATGCAGTAAATTTCGAAAAACAATATTGGGATAAAGTATTTACTTATTTTCTTGATGAATATAAAGCAGGACGGACACCGAATCCTGATGTAATGTGTAATAAAGAAATTAAATTTAAAGCCTTTTTGGAGCATGCCATGAATCTTGGAGCAGATTATTTAGCAACAGGTCACTATGCTAGAGTTGCCTTTCAAGACGAGGAATACAAAATGTTACGTGGGTTAGATGAGAATAAAGATCAAACGTATTTCTTAAATCAGCTTACTCATGAGCAATTGGAAAAAGTTATGTTCCCAATAGGAGACATAGATAAAAAGCGCGTAAGAGAAATAGCACTTGAAGCAGGACTTGCTACCGCAAAGAAAAAAGACAGCACAGGTATTTGTTTTATTGGCGAAAGAAATTTCAAAGAATTTCTCAGCAATTATCTACCTGCTCAAAAAGGGGTAATGAAAACATTATCAGGTGAAAAAATGGGCGAGCATGATGGGTTAATGTATTATACAATTGGTCAACGCCATGGACTAGGAATTGGTGGATCAGGAGAACCGTGGTTTGTTGTCGGTAAAGATTTGAAAGAGAATGTTTTATTCGTTGAACAAGGATTTGATCATGATTCTCTTTATTCAAATTCCATCACTGCTGTGAATACGAGTTGGGTACAAAAACGCGAAATCAAAAATGAATTTACATGTACAGCTAAATTTCGTTATCGCCAGCCAGATAATAAAGTAACTGTTAGAGTATTAGACAATAATGAAGTAGAAGTTATTTTTGACGAGCCGATTCGTGCGGTCACACCTGGACAAGCAGTCGTCTTTTATGATGGAGAAGTATGTTTAGGAGGAGCAACAATCGATAAAGTTTTCAAAAATGATGAACAACTAATGTATGTTGGCTAA
- a CDS encoding ABC transporter ATP-binding protein has product MNAAVELKNVTKVIKGKKIIDNLTFTINEGEVFGFLGPNGAGKTTTIRMIVGLMGITSGDIVICGKNVKNEYEEALRNVGGIVENPEMYKFLTGYQNLMQYARMIKGITKEKINEVIELVGLKDRINDKVKTYSLGMRQRLGLAQSLLHDPKVMILDEPTNGLDPAGIREIRDHLRKLSKEKGMAVIVSSHLLSEMEMMCDRIAIIQKGKLIDVQNVHDFVYEDQKQKYFVEIDNGAALESISGYSFTQIEHGIEVELEKEQVPDFIQTLVSTGIRIYEVKLVSKSLEDRFLEITKEEVTHA; this is encoded by the coding sequence ATGAACGCTGCAGTTGAATTAAAAAATGTAACAAAAGTGATTAAAGGCAAAAAAATTATTGATAATTTAACGTTTACGATAAATGAAGGTGAAGTATTCGGTTTTTTAGGACCGAACGGCGCAGGGAAAACAACGACAATCCGTATGATTGTAGGACTAATGGGGATTACATCAGGTGATATCGTCATTTGTGGAAAGAATGTAAAAAATGAATATGAGGAAGCATTAAGAAATGTCGGCGGAATTGTTGAAAATCCGGAAATGTATAAGTTTTTAACTGGATATCAAAACTTAATGCAATATGCGCGGATGATAAAAGGGATTACGAAAGAAAAAATAAATGAGGTCATCGAACTTGTCGGCTTAAAAGATCGTATTAACGACAAAGTCAAAACCTATTCATTAGGTATGAGACAACGGTTAGGATTAGCACAAAGTCTGCTGCATGATCCGAAAGTAATGATCCTTGATGAGCCGACTAACGGCCTTGATCCGGCAGGAATAAGGGAGATTAGGGACCACTTAAGAAAATTATCAAAAGAAAAAGGGATGGCGGTTATCGTTTCCAGTCACCTTCTATCAGAAATGGAAATGATGTGTGATCGAATTGCGATTATCCAAAAAGGCAAATTAATCGATGTGCAAAACGTTCACGATTTTGTCTATGAAGATCAGAAGCAAAAGTATTTTGTAGAAATAGATAATGGTGCAGCACTTGAATCAATTAGCGGCTATTCATTTACCCAAATTGAACACGGAATTGAAGTAGAATTAGAAAAAGAACAGGTTCCGGATTTCATTCAAACACTTGTTTCAACAGGAATACGAATCTATGAAGTAAAACTCGTTTCTAAATCATTGGAAGATCGTTTCTTAGAAATTACAAAGGAGGAAGTAACACATGCTTAA
- a CDS encoding replication-associated recombination protein A, which produces MYGEPLAFRMRPTTIDEIVGQKEIIGKQTSLYKMVKNGYVPSMLLYGEPGIGKTSIAHAIAGTTKIPFIALNATTSGKKDVEMVVDETRITGKVILFLDEIHRFNKAQQDYLLPHVENGSIILIGATTENPFHDVNPAIRSRCGQIKQLTRLTSEDIYELLQRAIHDEKKGLGKLSIQISDDQLSKIASGSGGDARKSLTLLESIVYSSNKENDTYIIVDEIIDDLIGNVGVYGDKKGSNFYNLLSSLQKSIRGSDVDASIYYLAHLLETGDLVAVNRRLLVIAFEDIGLADTSVGANVLAAVTASERLGLPEARIPLSVAVVEMCLSSKSNSAYIALDKAISDIRNGKVGEIPKHLRDGHYAGSKVLGHVGYKYPHDTPIGTFGGWVDQEYLPSNLKGTKYYEPVEAGEEKRLAAIYRRLEDFKKGK; this is translated from the coding sequence GTGTACGGTGAACCACTTGCTTTTCGAATGAGACCTACGACAATTGATGAAATTGTTGGTCAAAAGGAAATAATCGGCAAACAAACAAGCCTTTATAAAATGGTAAAAAATGGATATGTTCCATCTATGCTGTTATACGGAGAGCCTGGCATTGGAAAAACATCGATAGCACATGCGATTGCGGGCACAACTAAAATTCCTTTTATTGCATTGAACGCCACAACATCTGGAAAAAAAGATGTAGAGATGGTGGTTGATGAAACAAGAATAACTGGAAAAGTGATTTTATTTTTAGATGAAATCCACCGTTTTAATAAAGCGCAGCAAGATTATTTATTGCCACATGTGGAGAATGGTTCGATTATCTTAATCGGTGCGACAACTGAAAATCCATTTCATGATGTCAATCCAGCGATTCGCAGTCGCTGCGGGCAGATTAAGCAATTAACTAGACTAACATCAGAAGATATCTATGAGTTATTACAGCGTGCGATACATGATGAAAAAAAAGGACTTGGTAAATTATCAATTCAAATATCAGATGACCAATTAAGTAAAATCGCCTCTGGCTCCGGTGGCGATGCGCGGAAATCATTAACTCTTCTTGAATCAATTGTATATTCATCCAATAAAGAAAATGATACATATATTATAGTGGATGAAATTATTGATGACTTAATCGGAAATGTAGGTGTTTACGGAGATAAAAAAGGGTCTAACTTTTATAATCTACTCTCAAGCCTGCAAAAAAGTATTAGGGGCAGTGATGTGGATGCGTCAATCTATTATTTAGCACATTTATTGGAAACGGGTGATTTAGTTGCAGTCAATCGCCGTTTACTGGTTATAGCATTTGAGGATATCGGGTTAGCCGATACATCTGTCGGTGCAAACGTATTAGCCGCTGTTACAGCCAGCGAGAGATTAGGGCTTCCGGAAGCACGCATCCCACTATCGGTTGCAGTTGTGGAAATGTGCTTATCTTCTAAATCCAATTCTGCGTATATAGCTTTAGATAAAGCAATATCGGATATCCGTAATGGAAAAGTTGGAGAAATTCCAAAGCATTTACGTGACGGACATTATGCTGGATCAAAAGTCCTAGGTCATGTCGGATACAAATATCCACATGATACACCAATCGGAACATTCGGAGGTTGGGTGGATCAAGAGTATCTTCCAAGTAATCTAAAAGGCACAAAATATTATGAGCCAGTTGAAGCAGGAGAAGAAAAACGTTTAGCCGCGATTTATCGGCGACTTGAGGATTTTAAAAAAGGTAAATGA
- the cymR gene encoding cysteine metabolism transcriptional regulator CymR: MKISTKGRYGLTIMIELGKRYGEGPTSLKTIAQMHDLSEHYLEQLIAPLRNAGLVKSVRGAYGGYTLASDPAKITAGDIIRVLEGPISPVEGIEEEEPVKRSLWIKIRDAVKDVLDNTTIEDLVNYKDDGETDSYMFYI; this comes from the coding sequence ATGAAAATTTCTACAAAAGGTCGGTACGGTTTAACCATCATGATTGAGCTTGGGAAAAGATATGGAGAAGGGCCGACGTCATTAAAAACCATTGCCCAAATGCATGATTTATCGGAGCATTATTTAGAACAATTAATTGCTCCTTTAAGAAATGCTGGACTTGTTAAAAGTGTCAGAGGTGCATACGGTGGTTATACACTTGCTTCAGATCCAGCCAAAATAACAGCAGGTGATATCATTCGTGTTTTAGAAGGTCCGATCAGTCCGGTTGAAGGGATTGAAGAGGAAGAACCTGTTAAACGGTCACTTTGGATAAAAATTCGTGATGCTGTAAAGGATGTTTTAGATAACACAACAATTGAAGACCTTGTAAACTATAAAGACGATGGGGAAACCGATTCTTACATGTTTTATATATAG
- a CDS encoding GntR family transcriptional regulator: MTEEFLATKPIYLQIADRIFQQIVRGELCPGDKLASVREMAIQTGVNPNTIQRTYGEMERMGIVETKRGQGTFVTEKTEVLDHLRNRMQTEIVQTFVESMRKIGITKDEMVNGLEQYLRWEDDGY, encoded by the coding sequence ATGACAGAAGAATTTCTAGCAACGAAACCCATTTATTTGCAAATTGCAGATCGGATTTTTCAACAAATAGTTAGAGGAGAATTATGTCCCGGTGATAAATTAGCTTCAGTTCGTGAAATGGCCATTCAAACAGGTGTGAATCCTAATACAATTCAACGAACATACGGGGAGATGGAGAGGATGGGAATTGTGGAAACTAAACGTGGTCAAGGAACATTCGTTACAGAAAAAACAGAAGTCCTCGATCATTTAAGAAATCGTATGCAAACGGAAATTGTTCAAACTTTCGTGGAAAGTATGCGGAAAATTGGAATAACGAAAGACGAAATGGTAAATGGGCTTGAACAGTATTTAAGGTGGGAAGACGATGGCTATTGA
- a CDS encoding YczE/YyaS/YitT family protein, with product MNNHYQIGFRFFIFCIGLLIMAFGLDLLIIADLGVTPWDVLHIGLFKQIGLTIGSWSIIVGFFVLGISAIIMRKIPKIGAYLNMLLVGLFMDMFLHFLSNVEMTSIIEKIIVLILGIIINAIGMGIYISAQLGAGPRDSFMLAVTSKTGWKISHVRRGMEVIVLIIGWLCGGPVFIGTIIFVLSIGTLVGIALPLCQSFTNKFLKKFEKNREEINRGASL from the coding sequence TTGAATAATCATTATCAAATTGGATTTCGCTTTTTTATTTTTTGTATAGGCTTACTCATTATGGCATTCGGTCTAGATTTATTAATTATTGCAGACCTTGGAGTAACACCATGGGATGTATTGCACATCGGCTTATTTAAACAAATCGGACTGACAATTGGTTCATGGTCAATCATTGTCGGATTTTTTGTGTTAGGGATTTCAGCAATCATCATGCGAAAAATTCCTAAAATCGGTGCTTATTTAAATATGCTGTTGGTTGGACTATTTATGGATATGTTTTTACATTTCTTGTCTAATGTTGAGATGACTTCAATAATTGAAAAAATTATTGTACTTATATTAGGAATCATTATTAATGCAATTGGTATGGGGATCTATATTTCTGCTCAATTAGGCGCTGGCCCAAGAGACAGCTTTATGCTTGCTGTTACCTCGAAAACAGGCTGGAAAATTTCTCATGTCCGTCGAGGAATGGAAGTTATCGTCCTAATTATTGGCTGGTTATGTGGGGGTCCTGTATTTATCGGTACTATTATTTTTGTACTATCTATCGGAACACTTGTCGGTATTGCGTTGCCGCTATGTCAATCATTCACAAATAAATTCCTTAAAAAGTTTGAAAAAAACAGAGAAGAAATAAATCGAGGTGCAAGTCTATGA